In the genome of Fulvitalea axinellae, one region contains:
- a CDS encoding putative nucleotidyltransferase substrate binding domain-containing protein has product MASNREKNRTDGIRTTRQTTKRVTVSLRMFTRAKPQRVIRNTSASGVSRQPPRSAVAQCMLLTDRAGNEREDLDVDNTERFLSLIHRAEKAFAPSPITFLMSLLGQMESDSDSYRYAGIMAVIKAKIQSLISETLWSESIEFFAQACCEYFFLRMVMENSYFTDTHLPAFFTDAARASDEMIQHEKDIQARASAGEDIGVLMSQMTRFREQLVADCSLESMALAGHPKRGLALMATGSFGREECVAASDIDFGYLGDDSEHELITRLKHLTSGKLYLARQLAVEKLGLKDVNYGYGPDMEWLKDKGSFLASGIVRANNEDGNLSDTRVFRVLGTEDYPSKAKARTRNYASEFEASRLKHYPKEKHLQEQMRWLADSKEPTDITENNRFDIKDRCLRLLTIGAQQLSLLFRLNKTNTRERLQALKAKNIMPADLCDELERIFLRLCHMRNTMHLKHHDEADHVVFGEDFWLPAKETIDEATFREILDMQKTLRRFAAILKKIGKDHRETFKGLEVIYED; this is encoded by the coding sequence TTGGCTTCAAACCGGGAAAAAAACCGTACTGACGGCATCCGCACAACCCGACAAACCACGAAACGAGTAACCGTTTCCCTTAGAATGTTCACCCGCGCCAAGCCACAACGAGTAATCCGCAATACATCCGCCTCCGGAGTTTCCCGGCAACCGCCCCGATCGGCCGTAGCCCAATGCATGCTATTAACCGACCGCGCCGGCAATGAGCGGGAAGATCTCGACGTGGACAATACCGAGCGATTCCTTTCCTTAATACATCGGGCGGAAAAGGCTTTCGCCCCTAGTCCCATCACCTTCCTGATGAGTCTATTGGGACAAATGGAAAGTGATTCAGACTCTTATCGATATGCGGGAATCATGGCCGTAATCAAAGCCAAGATCCAATCGCTGATCAGCGAGACCCTCTGGTCGGAATCCATAGAATTCTTTGCCCAAGCCTGTTGCGAATACTTCTTTCTCCGGATGGTAATGGAGAACAGCTACTTTACGGATACCCATCTGCCAGCCTTTTTTACCGACGCCGCACGGGCCAGCGACGAAATGATCCAACACGAAAAAGACATACAGGCCAGAGCCTCCGCCGGTGAGGATATAGGCGTACTTATGTCTCAAATGACAAGGTTTAGGGAACAACTGGTAGCCGACTGCAGCCTGGAAAGTATGGCTCTTGCCGGGCACCCGAAACGGGGCTTGGCACTTATGGCCACCGGAAGTTTCGGCCGGGAAGAGTGCGTCGCCGCCTCGGATATAGATTTCGGCTACCTCGGCGACGATTCCGAACACGAACTGATCACAAGGCTCAAACACCTCACCTCCGGCAAGCTCTACCTGGCCCGCCAACTGGCCGTGGAAAAACTTGGGCTAAAAGACGTGAATTACGGGTACGGCCCCGATATGGAATGGCTAAAGGACAAGGGGAGCTTTCTGGCTTCGGGAATCGTGAGGGCCAATAACGAAGACGGTAACTTGTCCGACACCCGGGTTTTCCGGGTATTGGGAACGGAAGATTATCCGTCAAAAGCCAAAGCCAGAACAAGGAATTACGCTTCGGAATTCGAAGCCAGCCGACTAAAACATTACCCGAAAGAGAAACACCTGCAAGAACAGATGCGCTGGCTTGCGGACTCCAAAGAACCGACCGACATTACGGAAAACAACCGTTTCGATATCAAAGACCGTTGCCTAAGGCTTTTGACTATCGGTGCCCAACAGCTGTCATTGCTTTTCAGGCTCAACAAAACCAACACACGGGAGCGCCTCCAAGCCCTAAAAGCCAAAAATATAATGCCTGCGGACCTCTGCGACGAACTGGAGCGGATTTTCCTTCGCCTGTGCCACATGCGCAACACCATGCACCTCAAGCACCACGACGAGGCCGACCATGTAGTATTCGGCGAAGACTTTTGGCTACCGGCCAAAGAGACCATCGACGAGGCGACATTCAGGGAGATTCTGGATATGCAGAAAACACTCAGAAGATTCGCCGCAATCCTTAAAAAAATCGGCAAAGACCATCGGGAAACGTTCAAGGGGCTAGAGGTGATTTATGAGGATTAA
- a CDS encoding NAD(P)-dependent alcohol dehydrogenase translates to MKTNESKMMKAVVYDRYGAPDVLRLAQKLRPTARKGEVLIRVRATSVTAGDWRLRRADPCLVRLYNGISKPRRRILGHEFAGEVVGLGEGAEGFAIGDRVFGSTGFGSGAHAEYLCQPADGPLAHMPDGLGFEEAATAPVGALTALHFLREGDVGEGDRLLIHGASGSVGSAAVQLAKAYGAMVTAVCGPSNTEAIKALGADRVVDYSRTDFTKTGERYDFAFNTVGETDYSECKKVLKSGGTYLACDATLGDYGKLLLKSVFGGRRIVAGVARETKEDLLRIRELLAKGMFCPLIGQRYSLAELPEAHAHAESGHKRGNLSVKVA, encoded by the coding sequence ATGAAAACGAACGAATCCAAAATGATGAAAGCCGTAGTGTACGATCGTTACGGCGCTCCGGACGTGCTCCGGCTTGCCCAAAAGCTACGTCCAACAGCCCGTAAGGGAGAAGTGTTGATCCGCGTACGGGCGACTTCCGTAACGGCCGGAGACTGGCGGCTGCGAAGGGCCGACCCTTGTTTGGTCCGGCTGTATAACGGAATAAGCAAGCCCCGGCGCCGGATATTGGGACATGAGTTTGCGGGCGAAGTGGTGGGCTTGGGAGAGGGCGCGGAGGGATTCGCCATTGGCGACAGGGTCTTCGGGTCTACGGGCTTCGGTTCGGGAGCGCATGCCGAATATCTGTGCCAGCCTGCCGACGGCCCACTGGCGCATATGCCGGACGGACTGGGTTTTGAGGAAGCGGCCACCGCCCCGGTCGGCGCCTTGACGGCCCTTCACTTTCTGCGGGAAGGGGACGTGGGCGAAGGCGATCGCTTGCTGATTCATGGCGCTTCGGGCTCGGTGGGGAGCGCGGCCGTACAGTTGGCCAAAGCCTACGGCGCTATGGTAACGGCCGTTTGCGGACCTTCAAACACTGAGGCGATCAAAGCTTTGGGGGCCGACAGGGTGGTGGATTATAGCCGTACGGATTTTACGAAGACGGGAGAACGATATGATTTCGCGTTTAATACCGTAGGCGAGACGGATTATAGCGAATGTAAAAAGGTACTGAAATCGGGCGGTACGTACTTGGCCTGCGACGCCACGCTGGGCGATTATGGCAAGTTGTTGCTCAAATCCGTGTTCGGAGGGCGCAGGATCGTAGCCGGAGTGGCTAGGGAGACCAAGGAAGACCTGTTGCGGATTCGGGAGTTATTGGCCAAGGGGATGTTTTGTCCGCTGATTGGGCAGCGGTATTCTCTGGCGGAATTGCCCGAGGCGCACGCCCATGCGGAATCGGGACACAAAAGGGGAAACCTTTCGGTGAAGGTGGCCTGA
- a CDS encoding Crp/Fnr family transcriptional regulator, giving the protein MKDRSSDLVREYVDLNEEEAKIVDDCIKIKTFDKSDILLREGQVSKESYHVLKGCLRIYYLVKGEEKTVAFYTEGQTVSSFKSYTSGTPSRHYLACVEDSTLVCLTYEKEQELYSRLPIFESLCRQSAEKDFGENQEALADYIIKSPEERYLHLMDTRPELLTRVPQYHLATYLGVKPESLSRIRKRIAEKGDS; this is encoded by the coding sequence ATGAAAGACAGAAGCTCGGACTTGGTAAGAGAATATGTGGACTTGAATGAGGAAGAAGCCAAAATTGTTGACGACTGCATCAAGATCAAAACTTTTGACAAATCCGACATCCTGCTCCGGGAAGGGCAAGTGTCCAAGGAAAGTTATCACGTATTAAAGGGATGCCTGAGAATCTATTACCTCGTCAAAGGCGAAGAGAAAACCGTAGCCTTTTACACCGAAGGCCAAACGGTTTCCTCTTTTAAAAGCTATACCAGCGGTACGCCGTCCAGACATTATTTGGCCTGCGTAGAAGATTCTACGCTCGTTTGTCTTACTTACGAAAAAGAACAGGAACTTTACAGCCGCCTGCCCATCTTCGAAAGCCTTTGCCGTCAGTCCGCCGAAAAGGATTTTGGCGAAAATCAGGAAGCCCTGGCCGATTATATCATCAAGAGTCCCGAAGAACGGTACCTGCACCTGATGGATACCCGGCCGGAGCTGTTGACTCGCGTGCCCCAATACCATTTGGCTACCTATCTGGGCGTAAAGCCGGAATCCCTCAGCCGCATCCGCAAACGGATAGCCGAAAAAGGGGACTCCTGA